A portion of the Vibrio coralliirubri genome contains these proteins:
- the xthA gene encoding exodeoxyribonuclease III — protein sequence MKVISFNINGLRARLHQLQAIIDKHQPDVIGLQEIKVHDEAFPIADVEAMGYKVYFHGQKAHYGVAMLCKQEPISVQKGFPTDNEDHQKRMIMATFEDENGEKVTVLNGYFPQGDNIKHETKYPYKRQFYKDLMTYLNDYHNKDEQVIVMGDINISPIDADIGIGEPNAKRWLKTGKCSFQPEEREWLKALMDWGFVDSFRLLHPEVNDQYSWFDYRSKGFVDNRGLRIDVVLATQKLADKCTEAGIDYELRGIEKPSDHAPIWSTFK from the coding sequence ATGAAAGTAATTAGCTTCAACATCAACGGCCTTAGAGCCCGCCTTCACCAACTGCAAGCTATTATCGACAAACACCAACCCGACGTGATTGGTCTGCAAGAGATAAAAGTGCACGATGAAGCCTTCCCAATTGCTGATGTTGAAGCAATGGGCTACAAGGTTTACTTCCACGGTCAAAAAGCCCACTACGGTGTGGCAATGTTGTGCAAGCAAGAGCCTATCTCTGTGCAGAAGGGTTTCCCAACAGATAATGAAGATCATCAAAAACGCATGATCATGGCGACGTTTGAAGATGAAAATGGTGAAAAGGTTACGGTGCTGAATGGCTACTTCCCGCAAGGGGATAACATCAAGCATGAAACAAAATACCCATACAAACGCCAGTTCTACAAAGACTTAATGACTTACCTAAACGACTATCACAACAAAGATGAGCAAGTGATTGTGATGGGCGACATTAATATCAGCCCTATCGACGCAGACATCGGCATTGGTGAACCTAATGCGAAACGTTGGTTAAAAACAGGTAAGTGTTCTTTCCAACCAGAAGAGCGCGAATGGTTGAAAGCATTGATGGACTGGGGCTTTGTAGACAGCTTCCGCTTGCTGCACCCTGAAGTGAATGATCAATACTCGTGGTTTGATTACCGCTCAAAAGGTTTCGTGGACAACCGCGGCCTGCGTATTGATGTAGTCCTTGCGACTCAAAAGCTTGCTGATAAGTGTACTGAAGCTGGCATCGATTACGAGCTACGCGGCATTGAAAAACCGTCAGACCACGCTCCAATTTGGTCGACGTTTAAATAG